The Desulfomicrobium orale DSM 12838 genome includes a window with the following:
- the rpmA gene encoding 50S ribosomal protein L27 has product MAHKKAGGSSRNGRDSAGQRLGVKKFGGQTVLAGNILVRQHGTKVHPGTNVGVGKDYTLFALVDGIVKFEKYTRKNKVKTRVSIVPAA; this is encoded by the coding sequence ATGGCTCATAAAAAGGCAGGCGGAAGTTCCCGCAATGGACGCGACAGCGCCGGTCAGCGGCTCGGCGTGAAGAAGTTCGGCGGCCAGACGGTTTTGGCGGGCAACATCCTGGTGCGGCAGCACGGCACCAAGGTCCATCCCGGCACCAACGTCGGCGTGGGCAAGGACTATACGCTTTTCGCCCTCGTTGACGGGATTGTGAAGTTTGAAAAATATACCCGCAAGAACAAGGTCAAGACCAGGGTCAGCATCGTTCCTGCTGCCTAG
- a CDS encoding ComF family protein, with the protein MSGPLSLITAALLKGRCQVCLTPVPATAGPLCGNCDALLPLRQGGYCPRCGICYADASAPPYLCLNCRISPPPWSALAFYAPYAGLLKELIHGYKFGHDHGLGFLLRHLAVRAWEAHGLHPPDRVVPVPMRSGKVLARGFNQSVELARMLCSAFGFALYPDGLRKIRPTRPQFSLRRAARRENVAGAFAASSMKGLRVLLVDDVATTGATLSACARTCLDAGAARADAFVLARAL; encoded by the coding sequence ATGTCCGGGCCGCTTTCCCTCATTACGGCGGCTTTACTTAAGGGGCGCTGTCAGGTCTGCCTGACGCCCGTCCCTGCGACGGCTGGGCCGCTCTGCGGAAATTGTGACGCCCTCCTGCCGCTTCGGCAGGGCGGATACTGTCCGCGGTGCGGCATCTGCTACGCGGATGCCTCCGCACCGCCGTATCTGTGCCTGAACTGCCGGATCAGTCCGCCGCCGTGGTCGGCTTTGGCCTTTTACGCGCCATACGCGGGGCTGCTGAAGGAACTGATTCACGGATACAAGTTCGGCCACGATCATGGACTGGGATTTTTGCTGCGGCACTTGGCGGTGCGGGCCTGGGAGGCGCATGGACTCCACCCGCCGGATCGCGTCGTGCCGGTGCCCATGCGTTCCGGGAAAGTGCTCGCCCGCGGATTCAATCAGAGTGTGGAACTGGCCCGGATGCTGTGTTCTGCCTTTGGATTTGCTCTGTACCCGGATGGCCTGCGGAAAATCCGTCCGACCCGCCCGCAGTTCAGCCTGAGACGGGCCGCGCGGCGGGAAAATGTGGCCGGAGCGTTTGCCGCCTCTTCCATGAAAGGGTTGAGAGTGCTGCTGGTGGACGATGTGGCGACCACGGGAGCGACTCTTTCGGCCTGCGCCAGAACCTGCCTGGATGCGGGCGCTGCGCGGGCGGATGCCTTTGTGCTGGCCCGCGCGTTGTGA
- the rplU gene encoding 50S ribosomal protein L21 translates to MFAIVETGGKQFRVEEGRSLKVARMDAQAGSAITLDKILLVGAGADVKVGQPFVSGASVQCEVVDHGRDKKIIIFKKKRRKDYRRKQGHRQDFTLLKVTSIQA, encoded by the coding sequence ATGTTTGCAATCGTGGAAACCGGCGGAAAACAGTTTCGCGTGGAAGAAGGCCGCAGCCTGAAGGTCGCCAGGATGGACGCTCAGGCCGGTTCGGCGATCACTCTGGACAAGATTCTGCTCGTGGGTGCCGGAGCCGACGTGAAAGTCGGGCAGCCTTTCGTGTCCGGGGCTTCCGTGCAGTGCGAAGTGGTTGATCACGGCCGGGATAAAAAGATCATTATCTTCAAGAAGAAACGCCGTAAGGATTACCGGAGGAAACAGGGGCATCGTCAGGATTTTACCCTGCTCAAGGTAACCTCCATCCAGGCCTAG